One Qipengyuania gaetbuli genomic region harbors:
- a CDS encoding amidohydrolase family protein, whose protein sequence is MKRALTLAASVLALAAAPAAAQDFVITNATLATGDGSEPIERGVVVVDDGKVAYAGPQAGAGAFETDTVYDVAGAWVTPGLVATVTTLGLADVSGVSESNDVRPGSSPFNAALDVAPAINPSSQHILVHRAAGITRAATVTSPAGSIFGGQGAIIDLGADGQPVTRAKAFQVVAFGEGGARLAGGSRVATYVAFANALREAQDFGRGRWDAESAMLTRADAEALGPVVAGEQALYVSVERASDIRSVLGLKRDFPRLDLVLVGASEGWLVAREIAAAGVPVIADGLDDLPNSFEELASTQSNVGRLAKAGVKVAINAATMENPRNLNQYAGNLVALARVPGADGLSWGQAFAAISSVPASISGLGGKAGVLAPGAMGDVVIWDGDPLEVGSVPTKVFIDGVEQPLDNHQTRLRDRYRELDESRLPEAFDW, encoded by the coding sequence ATGAAGCGCGCCCTGACCCTCGCGGCGAGCGTGCTCGCCCTTGCCGCAGCGCCTGCCGCCGCGCAGGATTTCGTCATCACCAACGCCACTCTCGCCACCGGCGACGGGAGCGAACCGATCGAACGCGGCGTGGTCGTCGTCGACGATGGCAAGGTCGCCTATGCGGGCCCGCAGGCAGGCGCCGGCGCTTTCGAAACGGACACCGTTTACGACGTGGCTGGGGCCTGGGTGACGCCCGGGCTCGTCGCTACCGTCACCACGCTCGGCCTCGCTGATGTTTCGGGCGTGAGCGAATCGAACGACGTGCGTCCGGGCAGCTCGCCCTTCAACGCGGCGCTCGATGTCGCACCGGCGATCAACCCCTCCTCTCAGCACATCCTTGTGCACCGGGCCGCGGGCATCACGCGCGCGGCGACCGTCACCTCGCCGGCAGGCTCGATCTTCGGCGGACAGGGCGCGATCATCGACCTCGGCGCCGACGGCCAGCCCGTGACGCGGGCCAAGGCCTTCCAGGTCGTCGCCTTCGGTGAAGGCGGTGCGCGGCTTGCAGGGGGCAGCCGCGTTGCGACCTATGTCGCTTTCGCCAATGCCCTGCGCGAAGCACAGGATTTTGGCCGCGGCCGGTGGGACGCGGAAAGTGCCATGCTGACCCGCGCCGATGCCGAGGCCCTAGGGCCGGTAGTGGCTGGCGAGCAGGCGCTTTACGTTTCCGTCGAACGCGCTTCGGACATCCGCAGCGTGCTGGGCCTCAAGCGCGATTTCCCGCGTCTCGACCTGGTGCTGGTCGGCGCCAGCGAAGGCTGGCTCGTCGCGCGCGAGATTGCGGCAGCAGGCGTGCCCGTCATTGCAGACGGCCTCGACGATTTGCCCAACAGTTTCGAGGAGCTGGCAAGCACCCAGTCCAATGTGGGGCGCCTCGCCAAGGCAGGCGTCAAGGTGGCGATCAACGCCGCCACGATGGAGAACCCGCGCAACCTCAACCAGTATGCAGGCAACCTCGTCGCCCTGGCCCGTGTCCCGGGCGCGGACGGCCTCAGCTGGGGGCAGGCCTTTGCCGCGATCAGCTCGGTGCCGGCCTCGATCAGCGGGCTCGGCGGAAAGGCCGGTGTGCTGGCCCCCGGTGCGATGGGCGACGTGGTGATCTGGGACGGTGACCCGCTGGAAGTCGGCTCCGTGCCCACCAAGGTCTTCATCGACGGTGTCGAGCAGCCGCTCGACAACCACCAGACGCGCCTGCGCGACCGTTACCGCGAGCTCGACGAGAGCCGCCTGCCGGAGGCGTTCGACTGGTGA
- a CDS encoding GntR family transcriptional regulator, translated as MSNQSKPVYLKLRDMIAAAIIDGRYREEEMLPSVRALAAEQGANPLTVAKAYQQFQADGLVEVQRGVGMYVARGAAETLRKRERETFLKQEWPEIRGRMKRLGIAPEELLERT; from the coding sequence ATGAGCAACCAGAGCAAGCCCGTCTATCTCAAGCTGCGCGACATGATCGCCGCAGCCATCATCGACGGCCGTTACCGCGAGGAAGAAATGCTTCCCTCGGTGCGCGCGCTGGCTGCGGAGCAAGGCGCCAATCCGCTGACGGTGGCCAAGGCCTACCAGCAATTCCAGGCAGACGGCCTTGTCGAAGTGCAACGCGGGGTCGGCATGTATGTCGCGCGCGGCGCAGCCGAAACGCTGCGCAAGCGTGAGCGCGAAACCTTCCTCAAGCAGGAATGGCCGGAAATCCGCGGGCGGATGAAGCGGCTGGGCATTGCGCCGGAAGAGCTGCTCGAGCGCACCTGA
- a CDS encoding GtrA family protein yields MLRWRLARYVVASASGTVVDLASFLVLFEAGVPAVAAAVTGYILGMVLHWFVSSRFVFPDRLGAPGWRRGSQQLLFAISALIGLLLTAGIVWAFEQAGSDPRLGKLVAMGTSFACVFLMRLLVVFRQP; encoded by the coding sequence GTGTTACGCTGGCGGCTCGCCCGCTACGTGGTGGCCAGTGCATCGGGCACGGTCGTCGACCTTGCCAGCTTCCTGGTGCTGTTCGAGGCCGGCGTGCCCGCAGTTGCGGCGGCGGTGACCGGATATATCCTCGGGATGGTGCTCCACTGGTTCGTGTCCAGTCGGTTCGTGTTTCCAGACAGGCTCGGGGCACCGGGATGGCGCCGCGGAAGCCAGCAGCTTCTCTTTGCAATCTCGGCCCTGATTGGCCTGCTGCTGACTGCGGGAATCGTCTGGGCGTTCGAGCAAGCGGGCAGCGATCCGCGCCTCGGCAAGCTGGTGGCCATGGGCACCAGCTTCGCCTGCGTGTTCCTCATGCGTCTTCTGGTCGTCTTCCGCCAGCCTTGA
- a CDS encoding NAD(P)/FAD-dependent oxidoreductase — protein sequence MPGVSMNTSVNALKVDVAIIGAGPAGLTAAYLLTKQGKSVAVIEKDPVYVGGISRTVEHEGYRFDIGGHRFFSKSAQVVDMWNEILGEEDFIQRPRMSRIYYKGKFYSYPLRAFEALWNLGILRSTVCMASYLRYKLFPIREVKSFEDWTTNQFGKRLYSIFFKTYTEKVWGMPCDEMSADWAAQRIKGLSLWSAVMDGLKRSLGLNKKPNDGMATKTLLETFRYPRLGPGMMWDAARDKVVASGRGQVLMGHALGQLASDGKGGWRLSARGPEGEIVIEADHAISSAPMRELAKRLHPLPESTVQANDLKYRDFLTVALMVEGEDLFPDNWIYIHDSKVKVGRVQNFRSWSPEMIPDPDMACVGLEYFCFEGDGLWSMDDADLVSLATDEMEILGLVDRRKVRSGAVVRQEKAYPVYDEDYAANVDAMRRELEAKHPTLHLVGRNGMHRYNNQDHAMMTAMLTVENILAGERVYDTWCVNEDAEYHEAGDEGAEAGLPNRKPSDDQAAALASVRDVPERLRKSA from the coding sequence ATGCCGGGGGTTTCAATGAATACGAGTGTGAATGCGCTGAAGGTCGACGTCGCCATTATCGGGGCGGGGCCGGCTGGCCTTACGGCTGCCTATCTGCTGACAAAGCAGGGCAAAAGCGTCGCCGTTATCGAGAAGGACCCGGTCTATGTCGGCGGTATCAGTCGCACCGTAGAGCACGAGGGTTATCGCTTCGACATCGGCGGGCATCGCTTCTTTTCGAAAAGCGCCCAGGTCGTCGACATGTGGAACGAAATACTCGGAGAAGAGGATTTCATCCAGCGCCCGCGCATGAGCCGGATCTACTACAAGGGCAAGTTCTACAGCTACCCGCTGCGCGCCTTCGAGGCGCTGTGGAACCTCGGCATCCTGCGCTCGACTGTCTGCATGGCGAGCTACCTGCGCTACAAGCTGTTCCCGATCCGCGAGGTGAAAAGCTTCGAGGACTGGACAACCAACCAGTTCGGCAAGCGGCTCTATTCGATCTTCTTCAAGACCTATACCGAAAAGGTGTGGGGCATGCCCTGCGACGAGATGAGCGCGGACTGGGCGGCGCAGCGCATCAAGGGTCTGTCGCTCTGGAGCGCGGTGATGGACGGGCTGAAACGCAGTCTCGGCCTCAACAAGAAGCCCAATGACGGCATGGCGACCAAGACCCTGCTCGAGACCTTCCGCTATCCGCGGCTCGGACCCGGCATGATGTGGGATGCTGCGCGCGACAAGGTTGTCGCCAGCGGACGGGGCCAGGTGCTGATGGGCCATGCGCTCGGCCAGTTGGCAAGCGACGGCAAGGGCGGCTGGCGCCTCAGCGCGCGTGGTCCCGAAGGCGAGATCGTGATCGAGGCTGACCATGCGATCAGTTCGGCTCCCATGCGAGAGCTGGCCAAGCGCCTGCACCCGCTGCCCGAAAGCACGGTCCAGGCGAACGACCTGAAGTACCGCGACTTCCTGACCGTGGCCCTGATGGTCGAAGGCGAGGACCTTTTCCCGGACAACTGGATCTACATCCATGACAGCAAGGTGAAGGTCGGCCGCGTGCAGAACTTCCGCAGCTGGTCGCCGGAAATGATCCCCGATCCCGACATGGCCTGCGTGGGCCTGGAATATTTCTGCTTCGAAGGCGACGGCCTGTGGTCGATGGACGACGCCGACCTCGTCTCGCTGGCCACCGACGAAATGGAAATCCTCGGCCTCGTCGATCGTCGCAAGGTCAGAAGCGGCGCGGTCGTCCGCCAGGAAAAGGCCTATCCGGTCTATGACGAGGATTATGCCGCCAATGTCGACGCCATGCGCCGCGAACTGGAAGCCAAGCACCCCACGCTCCACCTCGTGGGGCGGAACGGGATGCATCGCTACAACAACCAGGACCACGCCATGATGACGGCCATGCTCACCGTCGAGAACATTCTTGCAGGCGAGCGGGTCTACGACACATGGTGTGTCAACGAGGATGCGGAATACCACGAGGCCGGCGACGAAGGCGCCGAGGCGGGCCTGCCGAACCGCAAGCCCAGTGATGACCAGGCTGCTGCTCTCGCATCGGTTCGCGACGTACCCGAGCGGTTGCGCAAGTCCGCCTGA
- a CDS encoding GtrA family protein has product MIRLRDVRLIRYVLASVAALAVDMGSFLVLLAASMNAALAAASGYSAGILVHWLLSSRAVFHDGLAAPGEGRGRQKLLFVGSALVGLGLTTAIVALGSQAGLDPRGSKLAAIVISFAVTYLLRKAVVFAPAERS; this is encoded by the coding sequence TTGATCCGGCTGCGCGACGTGCGCCTGATACGCTATGTGCTTGCCAGCGTTGCCGCGCTGGCCGTGGACATGGGCAGCTTCCTCGTGCTCCTCGCGGCAAGCATGAACGCGGCCCTGGCCGCCGCATCGGGGTATTCGGCAGGAATTCTCGTGCATTGGTTGCTATCCAGCCGTGCTGTCTTCCATGACGGGCTGGCTGCGCCCGGCGAAGGGCGAGGCCGGCAGAAACTGCTGTTCGTCGGGTCCGCCCTTGTCGGACTGGGACTGACAACCGCGATAGTCGCGCTCGGAAGTCAGGCGGGGCTCGACCCGCGAGGATCGAAGCTGGCCGCTATCGTGATCAGCTTCGCCGTCACATACCTCTTGCGCAAAGCTGTGGTTTTTGCGCCGGCCGAACGTTCATGA
- a CDS encoding PilZ domain-containing protein produces the protein MDYSAAIGSDSNQTYVDSEQRGAPRYTSLIRSAKLVCGQGEFLCVVRDVSSTGISIRAFHALPTDPTLALELQNGESYEIVQVRANGTEGSYRFKTPVVVERLVHETWNYPKRQLRLNIAIPLKLSSLTQSAEAVTLNISQQGARVECDAVFAIDQILKVEGEGFNDTRAKVRWRRDSNYGLVFENTFSLREFAIMAAAVQCPMMLDTGSR, from the coding sequence ATGGACTATTCGGCCGCCATCGGCAGCGACAGCAACCAGACCTATGTCGACAGCGAACAGCGCGGTGCGCCGCGCTACACCTCGCTGATCCGGTCCGCCAAGCTCGTGTGCGGGCAGGGGGAATTTCTCTGCGTGGTGCGCGACGTGTCCTCGACCGGCATCTCGATCCGCGCCTTCCATGCCCTTCCGACCGATCCCACTCTGGCGCTCGAGTTGCAGAACGGCGAAAGCTACGAAATCGTGCAGGTGCGCGCCAACGGGACAGAGGGCAGCTACCGCTTCAAGACGCCCGTAGTGGTGGAACGCCTGGTCCACGAAACCTGGAATTACCCCAAGCGCCAGTTGCGCCTCAACATCGCCATTCCGCTCAAGCTGTCCTCGCTGACCCAGTCGGCAGAAGCGGTGACGCTGAACATCTCGCAGCAGGGCGCACGCGTCGAATGCGATGCCGTGTTCGCGATCGACCAGATTCTCAAGGTCGAGGGCGAAGGGTTCAACGACACCCGCGCCAAGGTGCGCTGGCGCCGCGACAGCAATTACGGCCTCGTATTCGAGAATACTTTCTCGCTGCGCGAATTCGCCATCATGGCGGCCGCCGTGCAGTGCCCGATGATGCTCGACACCGGGTCGCGCTGA
- a CDS encoding peptide MFS transporter translates to MATTQPVHGDSAGTILGHPKGLFVLFFAEMWERFSYYGMRALLIFYLTKHWLFSDSDAGVIYGAYTALVYITPVVGGYLADKYLGQRKAVLFGAVLLTLGHFFMAFEGQPGAGTENNPVVYVFWLALALIIVGSGFLKANISVIVGQLYPRTDTRRDAAYTIFYMGINLGAAIGSLLCGYIGETYGWAYGFGLAGIGMLLGLVVFVWGKPLLLGRGEPPKPLAKGTEWTMYGAGIAMVGLCWLAIQYQDLVGWVLFIFGGALVAYVLFTAVFKLPSEERDRILAALFLILTSIVFWALFEQAGSSLNLFTDRHVDRGGVPASVFQSINAIYIILLAPVFAVVWQTLGRKGLEPSAPLKFGMGVVQVGLGFLVLVWGAASVGPEVAVPVAFIFLIYLLHTTGELCLSPVGLSAMNRLAPAHMASLIMGTWFFASATGNFAAGLIASATGAEGVGEEAGRQVVLDVYSTVGWYAVGIGVAVMVISPLIKHLMHLDTLKDDSIEGQAEFPAEAQAAGVHPETKSQG, encoded by the coding sequence ATGGCCACAACGCAACCGGTTCACGGGGATTCGGCAGGGACTATCCTTGGCCACCCCAAGGGACTTTTCGTCCTGTTCTTCGCCGAAATGTGGGAGCGTTTCTCCTACTACGGCATGCGCGCGCTGCTCATTTTCTACCTCACCAAGCACTGGCTGTTTTCCGACAGCGATGCAGGCGTCATCTACGGTGCCTACACCGCGCTGGTCTACATCACGCCCGTGGTCGGCGGCTACCTGGCCGACAAGTACCTGGGGCAGAGAAAGGCAGTCCTCTTCGGCGCCGTCCTGTTGACGCTGGGCCACTTCTTCATGGCCTTCGAAGGTCAGCCGGGCGCAGGCACGGAAAACAATCCGGTCGTCTACGTCTTCTGGTTGGCCCTCGCGCTCATCATCGTGGGCTCGGGCTTCCTCAAGGCGAACATCTCGGTGATCGTCGGCCAGCTCTACCCGCGCACCGACACCCGCCGCGATGCTGCCTACACCATCTTCTACATGGGCATTAACCTGGGCGCCGCGATCGGCTCGCTGCTGTGCGGCTACATCGGCGAAACCTACGGCTGGGCCTACGGCTTCGGCCTTGCCGGCATCGGCATGCTGCTCGGCCTCGTCGTCTTCGTCTGGGGCAAGCCGCTGCTGCTCGGCCGCGGCGAACCGCCCAAGCCGCTCGCCAAGGGTACCGAATGGACCATGTACGGCGCCGGCATTGCCATGGTCGGCCTGTGCTGGCTGGCCATCCAGTACCAGGACCTGGTCGGCTGGGTCCTGTTCATCTTCGGCGGCGCACTGGTTGCCTACGTGCTGTTCACCGCAGTGTTCAAGCTGCCGTCCGAGGAACGCGACCGCATCCTGGCCGCGCTCTTCCTGATCCTCACCTCGATCGTCTTCTGGGCACTGTTCGAACAGGCGGGCTCCTCGCTCAACCTGTTCACCGACCGCCACGTCGACCGCGGCGGGGTTCCGGCCTCGGTCTTCCAGTCGATCAATGCGATCTACATCATCCTGCTGGCTCCGGTCTTCGCCGTGGTCTGGCAGACGCTTGGCCGCAAGGGGCTGGAGCCCAGCGCTCCGCTCAAGTTCGGCATGGGCGTGGTGCAGGTGGGTCTCGGCTTCCTCGTCCTCGTCTGGGGCGCGGCGAGCGTGGGTCCGGAAGTCGCCGTACCGGTCGCTTTCATCTTCCTGATCTACCTGCTGCACACGACTGGCGAGCTTTGCCTGTCGCCGGTCGGCCTGTCGGCGATGAACCGCCTGGCCCCGGCGCACATGGCTTCGCTGATCATGGGCACCTGGTTCTTCGCTTCGGCCACCGGTAACTTCGCTGCCGGCCTGATCGCTTCGGCGACCGGCGCAGAAGGGGTCGGCGAGGAAGCGGGCCGCCAGGTCGTGCTCGACGTCTACTCGACGGTCGGCTGGTATGCGGTCGGCATCGGTGTCGCGGTCATGGTCATCAGCCCGCTGATCAAGCACCTGATGCACCTCGACACGCTCAAGGACGACAGTATCGAAGGCCAGGCCGAATTCCCGGCCGAAGCGCAGGCCGCGGGGGTCCACCCCGAGACCAAGTCGCAGGGCTAA
- a CDS encoding amidohydrolase translates to MRKSIKTIAAGTLAIALAACSTTGQTDTKSASSAPAKTETPFPSTYTPYPGAPTALVNATIFDGKGGRIDNGTVFFSGGKIVSIGGPDTPVPADIAVFDGTGKFVTPGIIDIHSHLGDYPTPSVQAHSDGNEATSPTTPEVWAEHSVWPQDPGFTRALANGGVTSLQILPGSANLMGGRSATLKNVPARTVQGMKFPDAPYGFKMACGENPKRVYGGRGRMPSTRMGNFAVNRQTWLDAKAYDGKKRDLAKETLKGVLDGEILVHNHCYRADEMALVLDMAKEMGYKVSAFHHAVEAYKIGDLLRENDVCSAIWADWYGFKMESYDGILENAAFLQREDACVVIHSDDANGIQRLNQEAAKAQAAGKRVGIDISDAQVIRWITLNPAKAMGIDGMTGSLEAGKMADVVLWNGDPLSVYSRPEKVWIDGALMFDAMDRKRRPVSDFELGQPGEGDVK, encoded by the coding sequence ATGAGGAAATCGATCAAGACTATCGCCGCAGGCACGCTGGCCATCGCGCTCGCCGCCTGTTCGACCACCGGGCAGACCGACACCAAGAGCGCCAGCAGCGCGCCGGCAAAGACGGAAACGCCCTTCCCTTCGACCTACACGCCCTATCCGGGCGCACCGACCGCGCTCGTCAATGCGACGATCTTTGATGGCAAGGGCGGCAGGATCGACAATGGCACGGTCTTCTTCAGCGGCGGCAAGATCGTCTCGATCGGCGGCCCGGACACGCCTGTCCCTGCCGACATCGCGGTGTTCGACGGTACCGGCAAGTTCGTGACCCCGGGTATCATCGATATCCACTCGCACCTCGGCGACTATCCCACCCCTTCGGTACAGGCGCATTCGGACGGTAACGAGGCGACCAGCCCGACCACGCCCGAAGTCTGGGCGGAACATTCCGTCTGGCCGCAGGATCCGGGCTTCACCCGCGCGCTCGCCAATGGCGGCGTGACCTCGCTGCAGATCCTGCCCGGCTCGGCCAATCTGATGGGCGGGCGTTCCGCCACGCTCAAGAACGTGCCCGCGCGCACGGTGCAGGGGATGAAGTTTCCCGATGCGCCTTACGGCTTCAAGATGGCCTGCGGCGAGAACCCGAAGCGCGTCTATGGCGGTCGCGGCCGGATGCCCTCGACCCGCATGGGCAATTTCGCGGTCAACCGGCAGACCTGGCTCGATGCCAAGGCCTATGACGGCAAGAAGCGCGACCTCGCCAAGGAAACGCTGAAGGGCGTGCTGGACGGCGAGATCCTCGTCCACAACCACTGCTACCGCGCCGACGAGATGGCCCTCGTCCTCGATATGGCGAAGGAGATGGGCTACAAGGTCAGCGCCTTCCACCACGCGGTCGAAGCCTACAAGATCGGCGACCTGCTGCGCGAAAACGACGTTTGCAGCGCGATCTGGGCCGACTGGTACGGCTTCAAGATGGAGAGCTACGACGGCATTCTCGAAAACGCGGCCTTCCTCCAGCGCGAAGATGCCTGCGTTGTCATCCACTCCGACGATGCCAACGGCATCCAGCGCCTCAACCAGGAAGCGGCCAAGGCGCAGGCCGCAGGCAAGCGCGTGGGCATCGACATCTCCGATGCGCAGGTCATCCGCTGGATCACGTTGAACCCCGCCAAGGCGATGGGAATCGACGGCATGACCGGCAGCCTCGAGGCCGGCAAGATGGCCGACGTCGTGCTGTGGAACGGCGATCCGCTGTCGGTCTATTCGCGGCCCGAGAAGGTCTGGATCGACGGGGCGCTGATGTTCGATGCCATGGATCGCAAGCGCCGACCGGTGAGCGATTTCGAGCTTGGCCAGCCCGGTGAAGGAGACGTGAAATGA
- a CDS encoding FKBP-type peptidyl-prolyl cis-trans isomerase encodes MSLPKEMRTTLLALGGAFVAVAGFAATAQDAPPDRSQDIAWMNAQQAYLAALKPEDGWRYMEGGLYWRYLEYAGSTEKPRVIDLVTVHYAGTFIDGGTFDSSYDRGEPVTFPLGRLIKAWQMAIPEMGVGDTIEIAAPADLAYGSQGKGPIPGGATLVFKVKLLGIEKQ; translated from the coding sequence GTGAGCCTGCCCAAGGAAATGCGCACCACCCTGCTTGCGCTGGGCGGCGCCTTCGTGGCCGTGGCGGGTTTCGCCGCGACCGCGCAGGATGCTCCGCCCGACAGGTCGCAGGACATCGCCTGGATGAACGCGCAGCAGGCCTATCTCGCCGCGCTCAAGCCCGAGGATGGCTGGCGCTACATGGAAGGCGGCCTCTACTGGCGGTATCTCGAATATGCCGGCAGCACCGAAAAGCCGCGCGTGATCGACCTGGTGACGGTGCATTACGCCGGCACCTTCATCGATGGCGGAACCTTCGATTCGAGCTACGATCGCGGAGAGCCCGTGACCTTCCCGCTCGGCCGCCTGATCAAGGCATGGCAGATGGCCATTCCCGAAATGGGCGTGGGCGACACGATCGAGATCGCGGCCCCGGCGGATCTGGCTTACGGGTCGCAGGGCAAGGGGCCGATACCCGGCGGCGCGACGCTTGTGTTCAAGGTGAAACTGCTCGGCATCGAAAAGCAGTAA
- a CDS encoding integration host factor subunit beta: protein MIRSELLAALAEENPDLRPEEVEQVVDIFFEELAQRLAEGGRIELRGFGAFSTRERQARQGRNPRTGETVEVPAKRVPYFKPGKDMRERLNEQ from the coding sequence ATGATTCGATCCGAATTGCTCGCAGCCCTTGCGGAAGAAAATCCCGACCTGCGACCGGAAGAGGTCGAGCAGGTCGTCGATATCTTCTTCGAGGAACTGGCCCAGCGCCTTGCAGAAGGCGGCCGCATCGAACTGCGCGGCTTCGGAGCCTTTTCGACCCGCGAGCGCCAGGCGCGCCAGGGTCGCAATCCGCGTACCGGCGAAACGGTGGAGGTACCCGCCAAGCGCGTGCCCTATTTCAAGCCCGGCAAGGACATGCGCGAGCGCCTGAACGAGCAATAG